One Drosophila virilis strain 15010-1051.87 chromosome 5, Dvir_AGI_RSII-ME, whole genome shotgun sequence DNA window includes the following coding sequences:
- the Mlf gene encoding myeloid leukemia factor isoform X2 encodes MSLFGALMGDFDDDLGFMNNHMNHHMNAMNMQMRSMNRLMNSFMPDPFNMLGPSPFDPGFQQGALMERGQQSMAPMGGGLFGFPAMPGFNRLINADIGANNGASFCQSTVMTMSSGPDGRPQIYQASTSTKTGPGGVRETRKTVQDSRSGLKKMAIGHHIGERAHIIEKEQDLRSGQLEERQEFINLDEEEAEQFDREFTTRATRGIMPHGSGHGGLQAIRGARPTAGGSTVTIEPLDDDDDDCVIQEPPRTGRQLPALPAPPTAPHSSDTLAAAAAATTTSPRRAITTTTTATSSPPTLDVTNNNNNNHYLSTGNMSASRRAYMRNGQHLATPRRPLRTPSSSPLATVSSASHSIAGTPSIHPHPYAANPAAARRQQRLKHHHQQSSATRGLEDGSEPRVKSSKRNKPQ; translated from the exons ATGTCGCTATTTGGTGCGTTAATGGGCGATTTCGACGATGATCTTGGATTCATGAA TAATCACATGAACCACCACATGAACGCCATGAATATGCAAATGCGTTCGATGAACCGCTTGATGAACTCTTTTATGCCCGATCCATTCAATATGCTGGGACCATCGCCATTTGATCCTGGCTTTCAGCAGGGCGCATTGATGGAGCGCGGCCAACAGTCTATGGCTCCCATGGGCGGCGGTCTATTTGGATTTCCAGCCATGCCCGGTTTCAATCGTTTGATTAATGCCG ATATTGGCGCTAATAATGGCGCATCGTTTTGCCAAAGCACCGTGATGACCATGTCCTCGGGTCCAGATGGACGCCCGCAGATTTATCAGGCTAGCACTAGCACCAAAACCGGACCTGGCGGTGTGCGTGAGACACGCAAGACGGTTCAAGATTCGCGCTCGGGTCTTAAAAAGATGGCCATCGGTCATCATATTGGCGAGCGCGCACACATTATCGAAAAGGAACAGGACTTACGCTCTGGCCAGCTGGAAGAGCGTCAGGAGTTTATAAATTTGGATGAAGAGGAGGCCGAGCAATTCGATCGTGAGTTTACCACTCGCGCCACACGCGGCATCATGCCACATGGAAGTGGCCATGGCGGCCTGCAGGCCATACGCGGCGCTCGCCCAACTGCTGGGGGCTCAACAGTCACCATTGAGCCGctcgatgacgatgatgacgatTGTGTGATTCAAGAGCCGCCTCGCACAGGCCGTCAATTGCCCGCTTTGCCAGCGCCTCCAACAGCACCGCATAGCAG cgacactcttgcagcagcagcagcagcaacaacaacttcgcCACGTCGTGccattacaacaacaacaacagcaacgtcTTCGCCCCCAACTCTCGAcgtaacaaacaacaacaacaacaaccactatTTGAGCACCGGAAATATGTCAGCATCGCGTCGCGCCTATATGCGCAATGGTCAGCATTTGGCCACGCCCCGTCGCCCGCTACGTACGCCTTCCTCGTCACCGCTGGCCACCGTATCCAGCGCTAGTCACAGCATTGCCGGCACGCCAAG CATACATCCACATCCCTATGCTGCAAATCCCGCTGCCGCCCGTCGCCAGCAACGTCTAAAGCATCACCACCAACAGTCGAGCGCCACCCGTGGATTGGAGGATGGGAGCGAGCCCCGTGTCAAATCGTCTAAGCGGAATAAACCTCAATAA
- the Mlf gene encoding myeloid leukemia factor isoform X1, with the protein MKRKRNSSRKKKTETQEMDTNNHMNHHMNAMNMQMRSMNRLMNSFMPDPFNMLGPSPFDPGFQQGALMERGQQSMAPMGGGLFGFPAMPGFNRLINADIGANNGASFCQSTVMTMSSGPDGRPQIYQASTSTKTGPGGVRETRKTVQDSRSGLKKMAIGHHIGERAHIIEKEQDLRSGQLEERQEFINLDEEEAEQFDREFTTRATRGIMPHGSGHGGLQAIRGARPTAGGSTVTIEPLDDDDDDCVIQEPPRTGRQLPALPAPPTAPHSSDTLAAAAAATTTSPRRAITTTTTATSSPPTLDVTNNNNNNHYLSTGNMSASRRAYMRNGQHLATPRRPLRTPSSSPLATVSSASHSIAGTPSIHPHPYAANPAAARRQQRLKHHHQQSSATRGLEDGSEPRVKSSKRNKPQ; encoded by the exons ATGAAACGCAAACGAAATTCAAGCCGCAAGAAAAAAACTGAGACTCAAGAAATGGACACAAA TAATCACATGAACCACCACATGAACGCCATGAATATGCAAATGCGTTCGATGAACCGCTTGATGAACTCTTTTATGCCCGATCCATTCAATATGCTGGGACCATCGCCATTTGATCCTGGCTTTCAGCAGGGCGCATTGATGGAGCGCGGCCAACAGTCTATGGCTCCCATGGGCGGCGGTCTATTTGGATTTCCAGCCATGCCCGGTTTCAATCGTTTGATTAATGCCG ATATTGGCGCTAATAATGGCGCATCGTTTTGCCAAAGCACCGTGATGACCATGTCCTCGGGTCCAGATGGACGCCCGCAGATTTATCAGGCTAGCACTAGCACCAAAACCGGACCTGGCGGTGTGCGTGAGACACGCAAGACGGTTCAAGATTCGCGCTCGGGTCTTAAAAAGATGGCCATCGGTCATCATATTGGCGAGCGCGCACACATTATCGAAAAGGAACAGGACTTACGCTCTGGCCAGCTGGAAGAGCGTCAGGAGTTTATAAATTTGGATGAAGAGGAGGCCGAGCAATTCGATCGTGAGTTTACCACTCGCGCCACACGCGGCATCATGCCACATGGAAGTGGCCATGGCGGCCTGCAGGCCATACGCGGCGCTCGCCCAACTGCTGGGGGCTCAACAGTCACCATTGAGCCGctcgatgacgatgatgacgatTGTGTGATTCAAGAGCCGCCTCGCACAGGCCGTCAATTGCCCGCTTTGCCAGCGCCTCCAACAGCACCGCATAGCAG cgacactcttgcagcagcagcagcagcaacaacaacttcgcCACGTCGTGccattacaacaacaacaacagcaacgtcTTCGCCCCCAACTCTCGAcgtaacaaacaacaacaacaacaaccactatTTGAGCACCGGAAATATGTCAGCATCGCGTCGCGCCTATATGCGCAATGGTCAGCATTTGGCCACGCCCCGTCGCCCGCTACGTACGCCTTCCTCGTCACCGCTGGCCACCGTATCCAGCGCTAGTCACAGCATTGCCGGCACGCCAAG CATACATCCACATCCCTATGCTGCAAATCCCGCTGCCGCCCGTCGCCAGCAACGTCTAAAGCATCACCACCAACAGTCGAGCGCCACCCGTGGATTGGAGGATGGGAGCGAGCCCCGTGTCAAATCGTCTAAGCGGAATAAACCTCAATAA
- the lambdaTry gene encoding trypsin alpha, which translates to MFRILIGLCLFGLSLAGTLFQSGVPMPDGRIVGGQDADIRSYPHQISMRYRGNHRCGGSIIASNIIVSAAHCVNTLSGVADLTIIAGTTQTIWPEGQELAVREIIIHEKYKSLYQDYDAAVLVLDGDFEFNESVHPIELAKERPEHGTPVIVTGWGTTSEGGVISNILQQVEVNLVENAQCKSSYSIMLTGRMLCAGVDGGGKDACQGDSGGPLIYNNELLGIVSWGTGCARAKYPGVYAAVPELREWILATRNSKANVGSIDFL; encoded by the coding sequence ATGTTTCGTATCTTGATCGGCTTGTGCCTCTTCGGATTATCACTGGCTGGCACCCTTTTTCAGAGCGGTGTGCCCATGCCCGATGGTCGCATTGTGGGTGGTCAGGATGCGGACATACGTAGCTATCCGCATCAAATATCCATGAGGTACAGGGGAAATCATAGATGCGGAGGCTCAATAATTGCCAGCAACATCATTGTATCCGCTGCTCATTGCGTGAATACGCTGTCAGGTGTGGCTGATCTGACGATCATAGCTGGTACCACCCAAACAATCTGGCCAGAAGGCCAGGAGTTGGCGGTACGCGAAATTATCATACACGAGAAGTACAAGTCCCTGTATCAGGACTATGACGCCGCCGTTCTAGTGTTGGATGGCGATTTCGAGTTCAATGAATCTGTGCATCCCATCGAACTGGCCAAGGAGCGTCCGGAGCATGGCACGCCCGTCATTGTAACCGGCTGGGGCACGACCAGTGAAGGCGGTGTTATATCCAACATACTGCAGCAAGTGGAAGTCAATTTGGTTGAGAACGCTCAATGTAAGAGCTCGTATTCCATTATGCTAACCGGTCGCATGCTGTGCGCCGGCGTCGATGGCGGCGGCAAGGATGCCTGTCAGGGCGACTCGGGCGGTCCGCTAATCTACAACAATGAGCTGTTGGGCATTGTTTCGTGGGGCACAGGCTGTGCGCGTGCCAAATATCCTGGCGTTTATGCTGCCGTGCCCGAATTGCGCGAATGGATACTGGCTACTCGTAATTCCAAGGCCAATGTGGGTAGTATTGATTTTCTATAA
- the LOC6625299 gene encoding trypsin beta: MSSCFGLIVLGLLSLTALNSGASISTHIVGGIETDIVNYPYQVSVRLETYMLLHICGGSIYAPRVVLTAAHCIKGRFASYIRIVAGKNSIADLDEQGVKVTKLIYHSGYNKKTHVNDVGMIITTEPLAYSSLVQPIALAVDSPAPGTHAIVSGWGKRTEEDEALPAMLRAVEVEIMDTNTCGAQYLTKDYTITDEMLCAGVDEGGKDACQGDSGGPLTVDGILVGIVSWGVGCAREGFPGVYTSVRHHTAWIEEQSAPYL, translated from the coding sequence ATGTCGTCGTGTTTTGGATTAATAGTTTTGGGCCTGCTTTCGCTAACGGCCTTGAACAGTGGCGCCTCCATTAGCACCCACATTGTGGGCGGCATCGAGACGGATATTGTGAACTATCCGTATCAGGTGTCGGTGCGTCTGGAAACGTACATGCTGTTGCACATTTGCGGTGGCAGCATCTATGCACCACGTGTGGTATTGACCGCTGCCCATTGCATTAAGGGGCGCTTCGCCTCCTACATACGCATTGTGGCCGGAAAGAATTCCATAGCCGATCTGGATGAGCAGGGCGTGAAGGTCACCAAGCTGATCTATCACAGTGGCTACAATAAGAAGACACATGTGAATGATGTGGGCATGATTATAACCACCGAACCGCTGGCTTACTCCAGTCTAGTGCAGCCGATTGCTTTGGCTGTTGACTCGCCCGCGCCGGGCACTCACGCCATTGTCAGCGGCTGGGGCAAGCGCACCGAGGAGGATGAAGCACTGCCAGCCATGTTGCGTGCGGTTGAAGTTGAAATTATGGACACCAACACCTGTGGCGCCCAGTATCTGACCAAGGATTACACTATCACCGATGAAATGTTGTGCGCGGGCGTTGACGAGGGCGGCAAAGATGCCTGTCAGGGTGATTCCGGTGGTCCATTGACTGTGGATGGCATATTAGTGGGCATTGTATCCTGGGGCGTGGGTTGTGCTCGGGAAGGCTTTCCCGGCGTGTATACAAGTGTCAGGCACCACACCGCTTGGATTGAAGAACAGTCTGCCCCTTATCTATAA
- the Mlf gene encoding myeloid leukemia factor isoform X4 — translation MSLFGALMGDFDDDLGFMNNHMNHHMNAMNMQMRSMNRLMNSFMPDPFNMLGPSPFDPGFQQGALMERGQQSMAPMGGGLFGFPAMPGFNRLINADIGANNGASFCQSTVMTMSSGPDGRPQIYQASTSTKTGPGGVRETRKTVQDSRSGLKKMAIGHHIGERAHIIEKEQDLRSGQLEERQEFINLDEEEAEQFDREFTTRATRGIMPHGSGHGGLQAIRGARPTAGGSTVTIEPLDDDDDDCVIQEPPRTGRQLPALPAPPTAPHSSIHPHPYAANPAAARRQQRLKHHHQQSSATRGLEDGSEPRVKSSKRNKPQ, via the exons ATGTCGCTATTTGGTGCGTTAATGGGCGATTTCGACGATGATCTTGGATTCATGAA TAATCACATGAACCACCACATGAACGCCATGAATATGCAAATGCGTTCGATGAACCGCTTGATGAACTCTTTTATGCCCGATCCATTCAATATGCTGGGACCATCGCCATTTGATCCTGGCTTTCAGCAGGGCGCATTGATGGAGCGCGGCCAACAGTCTATGGCTCCCATGGGCGGCGGTCTATTTGGATTTCCAGCCATGCCCGGTTTCAATCGTTTGATTAATGCCG ATATTGGCGCTAATAATGGCGCATCGTTTTGCCAAAGCACCGTGATGACCATGTCCTCGGGTCCAGATGGACGCCCGCAGATTTATCAGGCTAGCACTAGCACCAAAACCGGACCTGGCGGTGTGCGTGAGACACGCAAGACGGTTCAAGATTCGCGCTCGGGTCTTAAAAAGATGGCCATCGGTCATCATATTGGCGAGCGCGCACACATTATCGAAAAGGAACAGGACTTACGCTCTGGCCAGCTGGAAGAGCGTCAGGAGTTTATAAATTTGGATGAAGAGGAGGCCGAGCAATTCGATCGTGAGTTTACCACTCGCGCCACACGCGGCATCATGCCACATGGAAGTGGCCATGGCGGCCTGCAGGCCATACGCGGCGCTCGCCCAACTGCTGGGGGCTCAACAGTCACCATTGAGCCGctcgatgacgatgatgacgatTGTGTGATTCAAGAGCCGCCTCGCACAGGCCGTCAATTGCCCGCTTTGCCAGCGCCTCCAACAGCACCGCATAGCAG CATACATCCACATCCCTATGCTGCAAATCCCGCTGCCGCCCGTCGCCAGCAACGTCTAAAGCATCACCACCAACAGTCGAGCGCCACCCGTGGATTGGAGGATGGGAGCGAGCCCCGTGTCAAATCGTCTAAGCGGAATAAACCTCAATAA
- the kappaTry gene encoding trypsin eta yields the protein MCRSLEQMPNRRRNMDILRFSLMLLFALAAVAWASEVRPEARIINGSKVDIARHPYCVSLRFRRNNESAYLHECAGVIYSERAVLTAAQCLDDLAEGTKLLVLAGANTRNGSDGLVYPVTSWSYHPNFSTITADYDIGVLVLDTPFDLNYYGIRKIGLRPERPATGRNATVVGWGYREEWGPSSYYLEQVHVPIVSSEQCNSIYGAGEVTERMICAGDVAQGGRDACQGDTGGPLIIDEQLVGLVSWGRGCGRPGYPTVYTYAPSLKTWIDETLEAAGAL from the coding sequence ATGTGCCGATCGCTCGAGCAGATGCCAAATAGGAGGAGAAACATGGATATTTTACGGTTCAGCCTGATGCTGCTCTTCGCgctggcagctgttgcttgGGCCTCTGAGGTGCGTCCCGAGGCGCGCATCATCAATGGCTCCAAGGTGGACATAGCCCGCCATCCGTATTGCGTTTCGCTGCGCTTTCGGCGCAACAACGAATCCGCTTACCTGCACGAATGTGCGGGTGTCATCTACTCGGAACGAGCGGTTCTGACCGCCGCTCAGTGTCTGGATGATCTGGCCGAGGGCACCAAGCTGCTGGTGCTTGCTGGCGCCAATACCCGCAATGGCAGTGACGGATTGGTCTATCCCGTCACCAGCTGGAGTTACCATCCAAATTTCAGCACCATCACTGCAGACTATGACATTGGCGTGCTCGTGCTGGATACACCCTTTGATCTCAACTACTATGGCATACGCAAAATTGGATTGCGTCCGGAACGCCCTGCCACTGGACGGAATGCCACTGTGGTTGGCTGGGGCTATCGCGAGGAATGGGGTCCCTCCAGTTATTATCTGGAGCAGGTGCATGTGCCCATCGTTAGCTCGGAACAGTGTAATAGTATCTATGGTGCTGGTGAGGTTACCGAGCGCATGATCTGCGCTGGTGATGTGGCCCAAGGTGGTCGCGATGCCTGTCAAGGAGACACGGGCGGTCCATTGATCATAGACGAACAGCTGGTGGGTCTTGTCTCCTGGGGTCGTGGCTGTGGCCGCCCTGGCTATCCCACAGTTTATACGTACGCTCCCAGCCTTAAAACGTGGATCGATGAAACTCTGGAGGCCGCCGGAGCGCTATAA
- the etaTry gene encoding trypsin eta gives MENALLAVVVVVGLLLAGSCSCRDSSQLAPDGRIVGGEVISAYYLPYQVSVRRRNSARSAYAHSCGGALLDERTVLTAAHCVYNRQEENFLVVAGTELRAGMDGGVVSRVERLVPHELYNASITDNDIALIFVTPPFPLDSQRKIATIEVGPELPPVGTLATVSGWGMTTEDGFGSTQLRQVQVPLVDREVCQTAYNWRPITEGMLCAAASGGGKDACQGDNGGPLVVDNKVVGIVSFGEGCARAQYPGVYAAVPYFQEWIAEQRAAYA, from the coding sequence ATGGAAAACGCTTTGCTcgcagtcgtcgtcgtcgtggggctgctgctggccggcagctgcagctgccgcgaCAGCTCGCAACTGGCGCCGGACGGACGCATCGTTGGAGGCGAGGTCATCTCTGCCTATTATCTGCCGTATCAGGTATCAGTGCGCCGACGAAACAGCGCTCGGAGCGCCTATGCCCACTCCTGTGGTGGCGCTCTGCTGGACGAGCGCACGGTCCTGACCGCCGCACATTGTGTGTACAATCGACAGGAGGAGAATTTCCTGGTGGTGGCCGGAACTGAGCTGCGTGCTGGCATGGATGGTGGTGTCGTCTCCCGCGTGGAGAGGCTAGTGCCACATGAGCTGTACAATGCCTCCATAACGGATAATGATATTGCGCTGATCTTTGTCACACCGCCCTTTCCCCTGGACAGCCAACGCAAAATTGCGACCATTGAGGTGGGCCCAGAGCTGCCGCCCGTGGGCACATTGGCCACCGTCTCAGGCTGGGGCATGACCACAGAGGATGGTTTCGGCTCCACACAGCTACGGCAGGTGCAGGTGCCACTGGTGGACAGAGAGGTGTGTCAGACCGCCTACAATTGGCGCCCCATTACCGAGGGAATGCTCTGCGCCGCAGCGTCTGGCGGCGGCAAGGATGCCTGTCAGGGTGACAATGGCGGACCGCTGGTCGTGGACAACAAGGTTGTCGGCATTGTGTCCTTTGGCGAGGGCTGTGCACGTGCCCAGTATCCGGGCGTTTATGCCGCCGTGCCGTATTTCCAGGAATGGATTGCCGAGCAACGCGCGGCATATGCCTGA
- the zetaTry gene encoding trypsin zeta codes for MVHALLLGLCLGLWVCAWAHPLQELDLSSPNGRIVGGYETHIALYPHQISLRRKAITAPKNPFSHICGGSIIAEDIIATAAHCIIATVPSQYKVVAGTSRRNDSDGIIVSVSEIIMHEKYNPSTYDNDIALLRLSSPLPLNNFTIQAIELASTDATPGAISTITGWGTTSAGGTASDQLRAVDVPIVSNELCDEDYGGNRITAGMLCAGVRGVGGKDACQGDSGGPLIIGNKLHGIVSWGNSCALPTHPGVYAKVFYYLDWIASKLP; via the coding sequence ATGGTACACGCGCTGCTGCTTGGCCTTTGCCTTGGCCTTTGGGTCTGTGCCTGGGCACATCCGCTGCAGGAACTCGATTTGAGTTCGCCCAATGGACGCATTGTGGGCGGCTATGAGACGCACATTGCCCTCTATCCGCATCAGATTTCGCTGCGTCGCAAGGCAATTACCGCACCAAAGAATCCCTTTTCACATATCTGCGGCGGCTCCATAATTGCCGAGGACATCATTGCAACGGCGGCGCACTGCATCATTGCCACGGTCCCAAGTCAGTATAAGGTGGTCGCTGGCACCAGTCGCCGCAATGACAGCGACGGCATCATTGTCTCCGTCTCCGAGATCATCATGCACGAAAAGTACAACCCGTCCACCTATGATAATGATATTGCGCTGCTGCGCTTGAGTTCGCCGCTGCCGTTGAACAACTTTACAATCCAGGCGATTGAGCTGGCCAGCACGGACGCGACACCAGGTGCCATAAGCACTATCACTGGCTGGGGCACCACCAGTGCCGGCGGCACGGCATCCGATCAATTGCGCGCCGTCGATGTGCCCATTGTCAGCAATGAGCTGTGCGATGAGGATTATGGTGGCAATCGCATAACGGCAGGCATGCTGTGCGCGGGTGTGCGCGGCGTTGGTGGCAAGGATGCCTGCCAGGGTGATTCTGGTGGTCCGCTGATCATTGGCAACAAGCTGCATGGCATTGTCTCCTGGGGCAACTCTTGCGCCTTGCCCACACATCCGGGCGTCTATGCCAAGGTCTTTTATTATCTCGATTGGATCGCGTCCAAGTTGCCTTGA
- the bug gene encoding uncharacterized protein bug produces the protein MHPNVNLLILIFLGLFAARAQAELSGLLGILQYFGLNLQSNGTGSAALGKVTRGQCPYSFESYALMQDRHICFPDDEHILHLSELPQQRKPPLMIKCLQPDPAPQAGVVTVPKLLIMQSAKDIVNLLKPIGNATKRHEPGSCVLVHFCTPTSLECARVAAYVNLLPHLFPTLPVAYIDAYEFTRFNAEFGIASLPTLMIFHQGRPLIKYDPPSNENVSVPSFIMRHTNLKYVNPRTLRPYILAWAKDGPLASVPTVTTDFYLILAWAFILICLANYVRQTLFWKQLVEMVQRNWRESEETQMEMID, from the exons atgcatccaaatgtaaatttattaatattaatatttttgg GCTTGTTTGCAGCGCGAGCTCAGGCAGAGCTGTCTGGTCTGCTGGGTATTCTGCAATACTTTGGTCTCAATTTGCAATCGAACGGCACAGGATCCGCAGCGCTGGGCAAGGTAACTAGGGGCCAGTGCCCCTACAGCTTTGAGTCGTATGCATTGATGCAGGATCGACACATCTGTTTTCCGGATGATGAGCATATACTGCATCTGTCGGAGCTGCCGCAACAACGCAAGCCTCCGCTTATGATCAAATGcctgcagccagatccagcGCCGCAAGCTGGCGTCGTAACTGTGCCCAAGCTGCTTATCATGCAGAGCGCCAAGGACATTGTTAATCTTTTGAAGCCAATAGGTAATGCTACCAAGCGACACGAACCCGGCAGCTGCGTTTTAGTACACTTCTGCACACCCACCAGCTTGGAGTGCGCTCGCGTGGCGGCATATGTCAATCTCTTACCACATCTGTTTCCAACGCTGCCAGTGGCCTATATTGATGCCTACGAGTTTACACGTTTCAATGCTGAGTTTGGCATTGCATCGCTGCCCACGCTGATGATATTCCATCAGGGACGGCCGCTTATCAAGTACGATCCGCCTAGTAATGAAAATGTCAGCGTGCCCAGCTTCATAATGCGCCACACGAACCTCAAGTACGTGAATCCAAGGACCCTACGTCCCTATATTCTGGCATGGGCAAAAGACGGCCCGCTGGCCTCGGTACCAACAGTGACGACAGATTTCTATTTGATCTTGGCTTGGGCATTTATACTGATCTGCCTGGCCAACTACGTGCGGCAGACGCTATTTTGGAAGCAGCTTGTGGAAATGGTGCAGCGCAATTGGCGAGAGTCCGAAGAGACGCAAATGGAAATGATTGATTAG
- the Mlf gene encoding myeloid leukemia factor isoform X3, with protein MKRKRNSSRKKKTETQEMDTNNHMNHHMNAMNMQMRSMNRLMNSFMPDPFNMLGPSPFDPGFQQGALMERGQQSMAPMGGGLFGFPAMPGFNRLINADIGANNGASFCQSTVMTMSSGPDGRPQIYQASTSTKTGPGGVRETRKTVQDSRSGLKKMAIGHHIGERAHIIEKEQDLRSGQLEERQEFINLDEEEAEQFDREFTTRATRGIMPHGSGHGGLQAIRGARPTAGGSTVTIEPLDDDDDDCVIQEPPRTGRQLPALPAPPTAPHSSIHPHPYAANPAAARRQQRLKHHHQQSSATRGLEDGSEPRVKSSKRNKPQ; from the exons ATGAAACGCAAACGAAATTCAAGCCGCAAGAAAAAAACTGAGACTCAAGAAATGGACACAAA TAATCACATGAACCACCACATGAACGCCATGAATATGCAAATGCGTTCGATGAACCGCTTGATGAACTCTTTTATGCCCGATCCATTCAATATGCTGGGACCATCGCCATTTGATCCTGGCTTTCAGCAGGGCGCATTGATGGAGCGCGGCCAACAGTCTATGGCTCCCATGGGCGGCGGTCTATTTGGATTTCCAGCCATGCCCGGTTTCAATCGTTTGATTAATGCCG ATATTGGCGCTAATAATGGCGCATCGTTTTGCCAAAGCACCGTGATGACCATGTCCTCGGGTCCAGATGGACGCCCGCAGATTTATCAGGCTAGCACTAGCACCAAAACCGGACCTGGCGGTGTGCGTGAGACACGCAAGACGGTTCAAGATTCGCGCTCGGGTCTTAAAAAGATGGCCATCGGTCATCATATTGGCGAGCGCGCACACATTATCGAAAAGGAACAGGACTTACGCTCTGGCCAGCTGGAAGAGCGTCAGGAGTTTATAAATTTGGATGAAGAGGAGGCCGAGCAATTCGATCGTGAGTTTACCACTCGCGCCACACGCGGCATCATGCCACATGGAAGTGGCCATGGCGGCCTGCAGGCCATACGCGGCGCTCGCCCAACTGCTGGGGGCTCAACAGTCACCATTGAGCCGctcgatgacgatgatgacgatTGTGTGATTCAAGAGCCGCCTCGCACAGGCCGTCAATTGCCCGCTTTGCCAGCGCCTCCAACAGCACCGCATAGCAG CATACATCCACATCCCTATGCTGCAAATCCCGCTGCCGCCCGTCGCCAGCAACGTCTAAAGCATCACCACCAACAGTCGAGCGCCACCCGTGGATTGGAGGATGGGAGCGAGCCCCGTGTCAAATCGTCTAAGCGGAATAAACCTCAATAA